In Coleofasciculaceae cyanobacterium, a single genomic region encodes these proteins:
- a CDS encoding RibD family protein: MNYRPHTTAILAMTADGKIADYQRSAARFGSKNDKTHLEQQISLADGVLFGASTLRAYGTTMSVSNSQLLQARIQRSQTAQPVQIVVSASGNLDRQWRFFQQPIPRWLITLPTGVKEWRSQNGFERILIAHSTKENNSTIDWASTLMQLKKLDLDKLAILGGGELIASLLAVDLIDELWLTICPVIFGGNAPTPVGGKGFIQSQAKKLMLLETKQVEQEVFLHYLLQ; encoded by the coding sequence ATGAACTATAGACCACATACTACTGCCATCTTAGCCATGACTGCCGACGGCAAAATCGCCGACTATCAGCGTTCTGCGGCTCGTTTTGGCTCTAAAAACGATAAAACTCACCTGGAACAGCAAATTTCCTTGGCCGATGGAGTTCTATTTGGGGCAAGTACTTTGAGGGCTTATGGTACGACCATGTCTGTATCTAATTCTCAACTATTACAGGCAAGAATACAGCGATCGCAAACAGCTCAACCAGTTCAAATTGTCGTCTCAGCATCAGGTAATTTAGATCGCCAGTGGCGTTTTTTTCAACAACCCATCCCGCGATGGTTAATTACTCTACCCACTGGGGTCAAGGAATGGCGATCGCAGAACGGGTTTGAGCGGATTTTAATTGCTCACAGCACCAAAGAAAACAACTCGACAATTGATTGGGCATCAACTCTAATGCAGCTCAAAAAATTAGATTTAGACAAACTAGCCATTTTAGGTGGGGGAGAATTAATTGCATCTCTATTGGCTGTGGATTTAATCGACGAGCTTTGGTTAACAATTTGCCCCGTAATTTTTGGCGGTAATGCGCCTACTCCCGTTGGTGGAAAAGGATTTATTCAGTCTCAAGCAAAGAAACTTATGCTGTTAGAAACTAAGCAAGTTGAGCAGGAAGTTTTTTTACATTATTTGCTTCAGTAA